Genomic window (Tribolium castaneum strain GA2 chromosome 2, icTriCast1.1, whole genome shotgun sequence):
aaggtattttctttttattaagatgtgctcttacgtttacaatttggtgcctttacgtacttttaccttttgccgcattattttcttatttctgttagttttatgctccgctttacgtttatacgtctatgtgtactctcaatcttttatttttgcttacgtgttgtttcacttaccttttcttcaattttttttatagaaaaattgtcgccgtgatccgggtgcgaacacccgacctcccccgtcgtaagtggcggcttataccactgggccactaGGGCCCCAAGTACCGACTggcttttgcagatattttaacacaaactttttaaataaatcaacattacacactatataattgcaataattcacttaaaacgcaaatacattcagttcaaaagtcggcgaattagctcgaggaaacattttctttcactttttttcaaatcaattctctaatttttcaccagatttcatcaaaaaataccgagcgtataagttgattctacaattttaaaattgtttttatctattttgtaactttcagcacgtttttgaccgaaaatggacataatttctccagaAATCACCGAATtcgtgtattttctagtcaaaaataaagaacgtgcgcaaatcctactgtattcgcagtggccatgatttttattaagaatatttttcgggactttactaaacaaactcagttaactaaaaattttttgagataaattaaatatttacgtttaatttttttataatttaagaagtaagtcatctaaggattcaacgctaaagtttgaagttatgtttcacttttacgttcatctcttttttctcaaaacaaaaggtattttttctttattaagacGTGcttttacgtttacaatttggcgcctttacgtacttttacattttgccGCATtactttcttatttctgtcagttttatgctccgctttacgtttatacgtctatgtgttctctcaatctcttatttttgcttacgtgttgtttcacttaccttttctttactttttttcatagaaaaattgttaccctgatccgggtgcgaacacccgacctccccctccgaaagtggcgcttataccactgggccaccagggccccaaGTAATGACCggcttttgcagatattttaacacaaactttttaaataaatcgacATTGCAAACTAtgtaattgcaataattcacctaaaacacaaataaattcaGCTCAAAAGTCGCCAAGTTAgatcgagaaaacattttctttcactttttttcaaatcaattctctaatttttcaccagatttcatcaaaaaataccgagcgtataagttgattctacaattttaaaattgtttttacctattttgtgactttcagcacgtttttgaccgaaaatggacataatttctccagaAATCACCGAATtcgtgtattttctagtcaaaaataaagaacgtgcgcaaatcctactgtATTCGCAGGGgctatgatttttattaagaatgtttttcgagatttactaaacaaacttagttaactaaaagttttaaagataaattaaatattttcgtttaattttttttataatttaaaaagtaaatcaTGTAAgaattcaacgctaaagtttaaagttatgtttctcctttacgttcatctcttttccTTTCacaacaaaaggtattttctttttattaagatgtgctcttacgtttacaatttggtgcctttacgtacttttaccttttgccgcattattttcttatttctgttagttttatgctccgctttacgtttatacgtctatgtgtactctcaatcttttatttttgcttacgtgttgtttcacttaccttttcttcaattttttttatagaaaaattgtcgccgtgatccgggtgcgaacacccgacctcccccgtcgtaagtggcggcttataccactgggccactaGGGCCCCAAGTACCGACTggcttttgcagatattttaacacaaactttttaaataaatcaacattacacactatataattgcaataattcacttaaaacgcaaatacattcagttcaaaagtcggcgaattagctcgaggaaacattttctttcactttttttcaaatcaattctctaatttttcaccagatttcatcaaaaaataccgagcgtataagttgattctacaattttaaaattgtttttatctattttgtaactttcagcacgtttttgaccgaaaatggacataatttctccagaAATCACCGAATtcgtgtattttctagtcaaaaataaagaacgtgcgcaaatcctactgtattcgcagtggccatgatttttattaagaatatttttcgggactttactaaacaaactcagttaactaaaaattttttgagataaattaaatatttacgtttaatttttttataatttaagaagtaagtcatctaaggattcaacgctaaagtttgaagttatgtttcacttttacgttcatctcttttttctcaaaacaaaaggtattttttctttattaagacGTGcttttacgtttacaatttggcgcctttacgtacttttacattttgccGCATtactttcttatttctgtcagttttatgctccgctttacgtttatacgtctatgtgttctctcaatctcttatttttgcttacgtgttgtttcacttaccttttctttactttttttcatagaaaaattgttaccctgatccgggtgcgaacacccgacctccccctccgaaagtggcgcttataccactgggccaccagggccccaaGTAATGACCggcttttgcagatattttaacacaaactttttaaataaatcgacATTGCAAACTAtgtaattgcaataattcacctaaaacacaaataaattcaGCTCAAAAGTCGCCAAGTTAgatcgagaaaacattttctttcactttttttcaaatcaattctctaatttttcaccagatttcatcaaaaaataccgagcgtataagttgattctacaattttaaaattgtttttacctattttgtgactttcagcacgtttttgaccgaaaatggacataatttctccagaAATCACCGAATtcgtgtattttctagtcaaaaataaagaacgtgcgcaaatcctactgtATTCGCAGGGgctatgatttttattaagaatgtttttcgagatttactaaacaaacttagttaactaaaagttttaaagataaattaaatattttcgtttaattttttttataatttaaaaagtaaatcaTGTAAgaattcaacgctaaagtttaaagttatgtttctcctttacgttcatctcttttccTTTCacaacaaaaggtattttctttttattaagatgtgctcttacgtttacaatttggtgcctttacgtacttttaccttttgccgcattattttcttatttctgttagttttatgctccgctttacgtttatacgtctatgtgtactctcaatcttttatttttgcttacgtgttgtttcacttaccttttcttcaattttttttatagaaaaattgtcgccgtgatccgggtgcgaacacccgacctcccccgtcgtaagtggcggcttataccactaggccaccagGGCCCTAAGTACCGACTggcttttgcagatattttaacacaaactttttaaataaatcaacattacaaactatataattgtaataatttacttaaaacgcaaatacttttagttcaaaaatcggCGAATTATctcgagaaaatattttttccacgtttttttcaatttaattcgataattttttacgaaatttcatcaaaaacaccgagatataagtttagaCTGTAGTTTAAGACTGGGTTGTTTTACTGGTTGCCTCTATTACGTAATATCTGAATTGTTGGTTGCCCGCTTTAGGAAAACTTAGTTTTTGTCACAATAGTTGACGTTGTCGTGCCGAAAATGGCGGAGGATTCTAACCTTCCCACTTCTGaaaatttgaatacaaaaaatggaaattttatttgtggaGTCGTCGAAGGTGAGTTTTCCCCAACCCCAAAATAGTGTTTTTCCGAACAATTGAAGCCTCCCAGCCCGCTTGTGGCCCATATTTGCAAATATGGTAGTGGGGGCTATGGAAATTCACAAAATATatacaaacaaatttaatttgtggCTTCAATTACGGTCGGAATTTTCCAGGTTTCTACGGCCGGCCCTGGACGACCGAGCAGCGCAAGGACCTGTTCCAAAAGTACGGCTTTTGTCCGGTTTGCCAGGCCTATAGTGTGTTTTTTCAGGATGAAAAAATGGGGCATGGACTCGTACGTCTATGCCCCGAAGGACGACTACAAGCACAGGGCGTATTGGCGCGAGCTGTACACTGTGGAGGAGGCCGAGCACCTCACAGGCTTGATCCAGGCCGCCAAGGACCAGAACATCACCTTTTATTACGCTTTATCGCCGGGTCTTGACATCACCTACAGCAGTGCTAAGGAAATAACGGCTTTGAAGCGGAAGCTGGAGCAAGTTTCGCAGTTCGGGTGCTCGGCCTTCGCCTTGTTGTTTGACGATATTGAGCCTGAGATGTCCGAGGCCGACAAGGAGGTCTTCCAGTCGTTTGCCCAAGCTCAGGTTTCTATAACCAACGACATCTACCAACATCTGGGACAACCTAAATTTTTGGTCTGTCCCACGCAGTACTGCTCCACTAGGGCCGTGCCAAATGTCACCAACTCGGAGTATTTGAACACTTTGGGGTCCAAGTTGGCGCAGGAAATTGACATTATGTGGACAGGTAGGCAAATTGCCTCAAATTTAATTGACCGCATGACATTAGAATCAAATTAagaccaaaaattattattgaattattattaaaattgtaaaatagttattattgattagatctctcattgtaAGTATAAGTTAcgttagctattatttttttgaagtgcatgaatttttatatagttttgaaacaactaatGCATCATAGAAGAGCCATAAATTTGACCACTAGAAAGTGCATCTTTAATCGCccttataatttattattttttatttttaaacaatttagtaatttttttattgagttTCTGGCTCAAAAACGTGTTAACAGCtgctttttaacgaaattttgcggAATTATTGCCTAAATCGTTCACAATATCTTCGATAAACTGCGAGTTctgtttttttgctttgtaGAATAATTCTGGTTTTGTGGGCGGAGCTAGCCCTAGAGCCGGTTTACCAGCATTTGTTTGGCGAATGCATAAATTGACCAATAACAAATTACCTGTTTGAACTGCCCAACAAAAAAATCCGCGACATGATTAAGATGTTTGTTATTGGTTCATTGGTTCAGACCGGTTACAAAGCGTGTGATCAATGGAGACAATCGATTGATGCTTTGTctagttacaaaaatatttttgctgttatttcgtaaaatttttggctttttattaaaaatattgcgaAAATCTAGTTCCGTTAACTTAActgaatttcaaaaaataagtttaaaaataagagTTAGTTGTTCTCATTTTATGGCATTGTCGTGATTTTCTGGAAAAGATACTCATATTAGAAAGcaagtttttctttaattaaaagtcaattttttgtcaatgtTTAGCCCACGATTTTGTATCAAATTAAAATGGAATAAATATTTGCTTGTATTCCCTTGTCGAAGACGAAAGACTGGTTTTATGGGCGGGGCTAGCCCTTGAGCCGGTTCACCGTCTCATTTGTTCCCGAATGCGTAATTTGACCAATAAACAATTACCACCTTGCCGAGCTCCTTGTTATCTGCCGCACAAAAACTGCAACACGATGTTTGTCATTGGCTATGGGTGGGAGATTGCACTCCCAACTTAAAAACGGACCAATTACAAAGCGATTAATAGATGAAGACAATAAACAAGTGGATTATCTGCGAATATTGGCTGATAATTGCTATTgtctttttacattttcacaGCACACGCTGTGTCTGACCTATGCGGTGgttttgaatgaaaatttttgactaattaCAATGTTAGATTAAAACAGactaaaataaagtaatttttagatttactgatttttttgctCGGGTTTTACGAAAAACCTGCGTCTTTACCTCAGAACGTGTTTAAACACgtctaaattataaaatttttgatttaatttggtgattctTTGGCTTATAAAATAACGAAtctatttttgaacaaattttctgttgtttttgacaaaaaaaattctatccGAAAGAAGACTTAAATTTGTTATCTAGTGGGCCTCGACAATGCAAATACGTTatcattttaatatttaaaaatgaatttgtattatttattcatatttAAGGAGAAAAAATCCAGATCGCTTTCCTTTcattcatttgttttttagttGTCTTTAACTTCCTCACACATGTCAAATTGTCGTGGCCAACTGTTTATTTTTCAGGCCAAAAGGTCATCTCGCGCATTTTGACCAAAGAAAACATCCAGGAGATCACAGACGCATTACGCCGCCCCCCAGTCATCTGGGACAACCTCCACGCCAACGACTACGACCAGAAGCGCGTCTTTTTGGGGCCTTATTCGGGCCGCTCCCCGGATCTAATCCCAAAATTGCGCGGTGTCCTAACCAACCCCAACTGCGAATACGGAGCGAATTTCGTCGCGATCCACACTCTGGCCCAATGGTCGCGTTGTAACGTCGACGGCCAGAGAGATCTCACATTAAGTGAGCTATGCCAGATTTTGTTTTCCTCCCCAGCCAACTTGGTGTGTTCCAGATGACACGGTTTCCGCCGATATTAAACTAGAGACTGAAACTGAGGACGGTCTCGGTGAAGACGTCCCCGCCTCCCTTTCCCCCAACATGTACCACCCCCGGCAAGCCCTCCGGAACGCGATCAACGAGTGGTTGCCCGAATTTGCCAAACATAAGACGGCCTGGGGGCCGATTGTCAAGCCCCAGCCGGCGGTGGCCGTCATCCCCGTGCCCATCATCCCCTCGATCAACACCTGCATGACCCTGACCTCCACGACGACCACCACCACCACGGGCAGCAACTCGCAGCCGGTGGTCAACCAAAACCAGCTACAAGCGCTAGCCGAAGTGTGCAGTAGCGTAAGTGTAactattatacaaaaaataaaaaaatacagcaaAATCTCCCATAAGGGACatctctccacaacggacaattaaaaattccctatcggtgtccgttgttttACGTTTGGTATTCGcactcttttttatttttgtagcaaaGTATTACAAACTACAAACACTgaggttttttattaattaaaaaatattaatctaACGCGGAATGAAATCATCTCTACTTTCCAGGTCACCGTCAGCGACAGTATGGTGAATCCCGTTCCCGGTCCCGTCATGAATTCCCTCGTTTCCGATACGAAAGTAGTTTGCAACGACTCAATCCCTAATCCCATCGCCCCCGTCCCGATCCCAATTCCCGTCTCCGATCCCGAAACGAAAAGCATCACAGTGTTGAGCGGAACTCTAATCAAGCCCGACAAAGACAAGTTGAAGGTCGTAAACGGCGACAAAGCGACTGAAACCCCCGAAGAGAAGGAAGTCGGTAAAGAAGAAACCTGTATGAATACGGACACGAGCACGGATTTGAGCAACGAATCGAGCTTAAGTCCGAGCGAGCCGATGGATT
Coding sequences:
- the Oga gene encoding protein O-GlcNAcase isoform X1 produces the protein MAEDSNLPTSENLNTKNGNFICGVVEGFYGRPWTTEQRKDLFQKMKKWGMDSYVYAPKDDYKHRAYWRELYTVEEAEHLTGLIQAAKDQNITFYYALSPGLDITYSSAKEITALKRKLEQVSQFGCSAFALLFDDIEPEMSEADKEVFQSFAQAQVSITNDIYQHLGQPKFLVCPTQYCSTRAVPNVTNSEYLNTLGSKLAQEIDIMWTGQKVISRILTKENIQEITDALRRPPVIWDNLHANDYDQKRVFLGPYSGRSPDLIPKLRGVLTNPNCEYGANFVAIHTLAQWSRCNVDGQRDLTLNDTVSADIKLETETEDGLGEDVPASLSPNMYHPRQALRNAINEWLPEFAKHKTAWGPIVKPQPAVAVIPVPIIPSINTCMTLTSTTTTTTTGSNSQPVVNQNQLQALAEVCSSVTVSDSMVNPVPGPVMNSLVSDTKVVCNDSIPNPIAPVPIPIPVSDPETKSITVLSGTLIKPDKDKLKVVNGDKATETPEEKEVGKEETCMNTDTSTDLSNESSLSPSEPMDCNSTPNISPAHVAKPPEDVAMSENSTSSGSMQVETNDGANQMVVEPEAERKDNDLTFEDLSLLCDLFYLPFEHGGQGLQLLQEFNWLKSNAHVVMAANQKKDSSKSEVQEWFARAEKMNEMTQAVNRLFQHLSSCNNREILYDLYSYVWDIRGVISLLNSYVKWLAGGQFPASMPSYTQGTYTWFSKGWKETFMSGDQEPWVFRGGLTADLQRLIPVDSGNDLFVYKVPDVPTCRVFTVRPYLPTDEQMVYSVCTRTCKDGLEDPQPYPEELKGLQGDRIVGPYLTLHPEFCFVVEDDAGIVGFACASPDYKKFRVKMELAWIPEMCDKYPLSLINKDLSKFAQESISYFHGFKDEIYVSSPTHPSSMICSILPSVLDQSVSKRLVTCLLAALRANGSFGVHVVMNASDSYTHAFYGKLGFVENTHEAIKGKIVMGRTF
- the Oga gene encoding protein O-GlcNAcase isoform X2, whose protein sequence is MAEDSNLPTSENLNTKNGNFICGVVEGFYGRPWTTEQRKDLFQKMKKWGMDSYVYAPKDDYKHRAYWRELYTVEEAEHLTGLIQAAKDQNITFYYALSPGLDITYSSAKEITALKRKLEQVSQFGCSAFALLFDDIEPEMSEADKEVFQSFAQAQVSITNDIYQHLGQPKFLVCPTQYCSTRAVPNVTNSEYLNTLGSKLAQEIDIMWTGQKVISRILTKENIQEITDALRRPPVIWDNLHANDYDQKRVFLGPYSGRSPDLIPKLRGVLTNPNCEYGANFVAIHTLAQWSRCNVDGQRDLTLNDTVSADIKLETETEDGLGEDVPASLSPNMYHPRQALRNAINEWLPEFAKHKTAWGPIVKPQPAVAVIPVPIIPSINTCMTLTSTTTTTTTGSNSQPVVNQNQLQALAEVCSSVTVSDSMVNPVPGPVMNSLVSDTKVVCNDSIPNPIAPVPIPIPVSDPETKSITVLSGTLIKPDKDKLKVVNGDKATETPEEKEVGKEETCMNTDTSTDLSNESSLSPSEPMDCNSTPNISPAHVAKPPEDVAMSENSTSSGSMQVETNDGANQMVVEPEAERKDNDLTFEDLSLLCDLFYLPFEHGGQGLQLLQEFNWLKSNAHVVMAANQKKDSSKSEVQEWFARAEKMNEMTQAVNRLFQHLSSCNNREILYDLYSYVWDIRGVISLLNSYVKWLGFSKGWKETFMSGDQEPWVFRGGLTADLQRLIPVDSGNDLFVYKVPDVPTCRVFTVRPYLPTDEQMVYSVCTRTCKDGLEDPQPYPEELKGLQGDRIVGPYLTLHPEFCFVVEDDAGIVGFACASPDYKKFRVKMELAWIPEMCDKYPLSLINKDLSKFAQESISYFHGFKDEIYVSSPTHPSSMICSILPSVLDQSVSKRLVTCLLAALRANGSFGVHVVMNASDSYTHAFYGKLGFVENTHEAIKGKIVMGRTF